A genomic stretch from Diachasmimorpha longicaudata isolate KC_UGA_2023 chromosome 2, iyDiaLong2, whole genome shotgun sequence includes:
- the LOC135170259 gene encoding pancreatic lipase-related protein 2-like — translation MCAFSLLVWSLMLGIVNAQNILNSNFEFMYRFGNLTYFNRTRFRRDKGSEFVCPTNDITSKLATFLQLTVADFRIITAIERDISNLITWTHEDEDDSIVLSLYVRSKNEVQGGQITKSLRVDIAEMKKIGFDPKKKTVFVSHGFLASGRVDWMDRMMEAYLGYEDVNFIMVEWYKLSNIYRYIDAAKNTVTVANQVRDLAKEIVAAYPAKTKWGEIHLIGFSLGSHVVGMIGNHFKDPSNAPLTQWRVARITGLDPAHPCFTDSQFSLSKNDAPFVDIIHTSGNRQMGMTLGMAKPIGHVDFYVNGGEIQPGCAVHLKIVPDTVKDWARKLADFLLKKEFPEFEWFVDVGEWILGKITETDTYKDLEDFLPNLYVGYCSHVAAPELFIESLDLAAAGGKSSLTGIEWNYDVCDALSYVYTHTCNPQRKCQKFGIKAQPGVQGIFFVPTAKHAPYHELNDDDVNEISVELERLRSEGKPRYM, via the exons ATGTGCGCGTTTTCTTTACTTGTGTGGTCATTGATGCTGGGCATTGTCAATGCccagaatattttaaattccaattttgaatttatgtaCCGATTCGGAAATTTAACATATTTCAATCGGACGCGATTCCGTAGAGACAAAGGGTCTGAGTTTGTGTGCCCCACTAACGATATTACATCAAAATTAGCCACATTTCTGCAGTTGACAGTTGCAGACTTCCGGATTATCACAGCGATCGAACGCGACATATCCAACCTTATAACGTGGACCCATGAAGACGAAG ATGATTCAATAGTGTTGTCATTGTACGTACGTTCCAAAAATGAAGTTCAGGGAGGCCAAATTACAAAATCTTTACGAGTTGATATtgcggaaatgaaaaaaataggcTTTGATCCGAAAAAGAAAACTGTCTTTGTCTCGCATGGATTCCTTGCCTCTGGTCGTGTTGACTGGATGGACCGCATGATGGAGGCCTATTTAGGATAC gaGGATGTTAACTTTATTATGGTGGAGTGGTATAAGCTGTCAAACATTTATCGTTACATCGATGCTGCTAAGAATACTGTGACAGTAGCGAACCAAGTTAGAGA TTTGGCAAAGGAGATTGTCGCAGCCTATCCCGCTAAGACCAAATGGGGAGAAATTCACTTAATTGGGTTCAGCCTGGGTTCCCACGTGGTTGGAATGATTGGCAATCACTTCAAGGATCCATCCAACGCTCCCTTAACACAATGGCGTGTTGCTAGAATCACAGGTCTGGATCCGGCCCACCCGTGCTTCACCGATAGTCAATTTTCATTGAGCAAGAATGATGCACCGTTTGTTGATATTATTCACACCAGCGGAAATCGACAAATGGGAATGACTCTTGGCATGGCTAAGCCAATAG GTCATGTTGACTTTTATGTCAACGGAGGTGAAATTCAGCCCGGTTGCGCCGTACATTTGAAAATAGTCCCGGACACAGTAAAAGATTGGGCTAGAAAACTTGCGGATTTCCTGCTTAAAAAAGAATTTCCCGAATTTGAATGGTTCGTGGACGTGGGGGAATGGATACTTGGGAAAATAACAGAAACAGACACGTACAAGGACTTGGAGGATTTTTTGCCAA ATCTGTACGTGGGTTATTGCAGCCACGTAGCGGCCCCCGAGTTATTTATCGAATCGTTAGACCTGGCTGCTGCTGGTGGAAAATCATCCTTAACTGGGATAGAGTGGAATTACGATGTCTGCGATGCATTATCTTATGTTTATACCCACACCTGTAATCCCCAAAGAAAGTGCCAAAAGTTCGGAATCAAGGCCCAACCTGGAGTGcaaggaatattttttgtgcCCACAGCAAAGCATGCACCTTATCATG AACTCAATGATGATGACGTTAACGAAATCTCGGTCGAACTGGAGCGACTTCGATCTGAGGGGAAACCCCGTTACATGTAA